The following proteins are co-located in the Paenibacillus sp. JNUCC32 genome:
- a CDS encoding ArsR/SmtB family transcription factor — translation MENEVFKALADPSRRTLLDLLYKSDGQSLSELCVPLAMTRFGVMKHLHILEEAGLVTTRKVGREKLHYLNSVPIRQIYDRWVSKYAEPWALELTSLKNELEREPDMEQKPRHVNQIAIKAAPEQVWRAITDPAKTSKFWYNCSIQSNWEIGSPFNLKNPEGKVQAEGTIISIDPPHKLVLSWRMLITDDTAGEKPSRITWEIDPHAELNGVTLVTVIHDEFDQALHTANTLKLGLPIVLSGLKTLLETGSTLTSQ, via the coding sequence TTGGAAAATGAAGTATTTAAAGCACTGGCGGATCCCAGCCGGCGAACTCTCTTGGATCTGCTGTATAAATCAGATGGGCAGAGCTTAAGCGAGCTGTGCGTTCCCCTTGCGATGACCCGATTCGGCGTCATGAAGCATCTTCATATACTGGAGGAAGCCGGCCTTGTCACAACGAGAAAGGTAGGCCGGGAGAAGCTGCATTATCTGAATTCCGTGCCGATCCGTCAAATATACGACCGGTGGGTCAGCAAGTACGCTGAGCCCTGGGCGCTGGAATTAACATCCCTTAAAAATGAATTGGAGCGTGAACCGGATATGGAACAGAAACCCCGTCATGTAAACCAGATTGCTATTAAAGCAGCACCCGAGCAAGTATGGCGCGCCATAACCGATCCAGCCAAGACATCAAAGTTCTGGTACAACTGCTCGATCCAATCCAACTGGGAAATCGGTTCGCCATTCAACCTAAAGAACCCCGAGGGCAAGGTTCAAGCAGAGGGGACCATAATAAGTATAGATCCGCCGCATAAGCTGGTTCTGAGTTGGAGGATGTTAATAACCGATGATACTGCCGGCGAAAAGCCCTCGCGCATTACGTGGGAAATCGATCCCCATGCCGAGCTTAACGGCGTAACCCTGGTAACGGTTATCCATGATGAGTTTGATCAGGCGCTGCATACGGCTAACACGCTGAAGTTAGGCTTGCCGATCGTACTGTCGGGATTGAAGACCTTACTTGAAACGGGCTCAACGCTCACTAGTCAATAG
- a CDS encoding response regulator, with amino-acid sequence MRSLMIVDDEKNIRYGLKTMIEREFPDQYEIRLAAQGQEALDAYNEQPSDIVITDIRMPVMDGIRLIEALAEREGPLGVKPVFLILSGYDDFEYAKAAIRYQVKEYLLKPIRRDELFAALRKTEEVLIRQADVRDRMAASDAYLQQLQTHRLKELLERPQSVDGEPEAAAAEIGFDSFVKPFRVAVMKYKYEDGNSMNKDELKQLIDNMTASVEGRINACFLDGKGRVVLIGSPDGQFEKLARQFTEREMDGLFVGISRKGFRFEDIRSCYNQALTALSYTFIHPNVKLMSHDDIQGELNTYPVPEENIRKLGNMLGTEREREIKALLLDIFHIDDMPHVAIDYLEFVSKRINERVLDEVFRVYGDSMVEVLKLYRKVGTMDNYRHFHTYFRNLEHLLLHVNEYVKGIRSAHSEHSEIKAAVSYMEENYHRPLNMAMVSNYVSLNYSYFSEAFKAHTGENFVVYLKKLRITKAKDLLQDGDMKLADIGKAVGFENTKQFSRVFKELEGISPHEYRIKVQTDAGLQQE; translated from the coding sequence ATGAGAAGTCTGATGATCGTGGATGATGAAAAGAATATCCGGTATGGCCTGAAAACGATGATTGAACGGGAGTTCCCGGATCAATACGAGATCCGTTTGGCTGCCCAAGGGCAGGAAGCACTGGATGCCTACAACGAACAACCGTCCGATATCGTCATTACGGACATCCGAATGCCGGTCATGGACGGAATACGCCTGATCGAGGCGTTGGCTGAACGGGAGGGTCCGCTGGGAGTTAAACCCGTCTTTCTGATTCTTAGCGGGTATGACGATTTTGAATATGCGAAGGCGGCGATCCGGTACCAGGTGAAAGAGTACCTTCTTAAGCCGATTCGACGGGATGAACTGTTCGCTGCCCTCCGAAAGACAGAAGAAGTTTTGATCCGGCAAGCGGACGTGCGTGACCGCATGGCGGCCAGTGACGCATATCTTCAACAGCTGCAGACCCATCGGCTGAAGGAGCTCCTGGAGCGGCCCCAAAGTGTGGATGGGGAGCCGGAGGCTGCCGCGGCTGAAATCGGATTTGATTCCTTCGTAAAGCCATTCCGGGTAGCGGTGATGAAATACAAATACGAAGACGGCAACTCCATGAACAAGGACGAGCTGAAGCAGCTGATTGATAACATGACGGCTTCGGTGGAAGGGCGGATCAATGCGTGTTTCCTGGACGGAAAGGGGAGGGTCGTGCTCATCGGCAGTCCGGACGGACAATTCGAGAAGCTGGCACGGCAGTTTACCGAGCGGGAGATGGACGGGCTCTTCGTCGGAATTAGCCGGAAAGGCTTCCGGTTCGAGGATATTCGGAGTTGTTACAACCAGGCGCTGACCGCTTTGAGTTATACGTTCATTCACCCCAACGTCAAACTGATGAGCCATGACGACATTCAAGGGGAGCTGAACACGTACCCGGTGCCGGAAGAGAATATCCGCAAGCTCGGCAACATGCTCGGCACGGAACGGGAACGGGAGATCAAGGCGCTGCTGCTGGACATTTTCCATATCGATGACATGCCCCATGTGGCCATCGATTATTTGGAGTTTGTCAGCAAACGGATTAATGAACGGGTGCTGGACGAAGTGTTCCGCGTGTACGGAGACTCCATGGTGGAAGTGTTGAAGCTGTACCGCAAGGTTGGGACGATGGACAATTACCGTCATTTCCATACGTATTTCAGGAATCTGGAGCATCTGCTGCTGCACGTGAACGAATATGTGAAAGGGATCCGTTCCGCCCACAGCGAGCATTCCGAGATCAAGGCAGCGGTCAGCTACATGGAGGAGAATTATCACAGGCCGCTGAACATGGCAATGGTCAGCAATTATGTATCATTGAATTATTCGTATTTTAGCGAAGCGTTCAAGGCCCATACGGGCGAAAATTTCGTGGTTTATCTCAAAAAGCTGCGAATAACGAAAGCCAAGGACCTGCTTCAGGACGGTGACATGAAGCTTGCCGACATCGGCAAAGCGGTCGGGTTTGAGAACACCAAGCAATTCTCGCGCGTCTTCAAAGAGCTGGAAGGCATCTCGCCGCATGAATACCGGATCAAGGTGCAGACGGATGCAGGCTTGCAGCAGGAATGA
- a CDS encoding cache domain-containing sensor histidine kinase → MVSDRLLLPFHPGLGYGYFMKRDVTVMMKRMASLIQSFTYWIGRRSMQSRLVAAYILILLIPSMIVSNYFFKQIRDTYISDALNQNSFLLEIEKMNMLNQIEAIEMAAQLAISDDGIKDYLRINEEPEPAWLIDLAWGPFKDIQRIQTNNPNITHLRLYTNNSNVTEMWPIIFHEKRIASEPWFPKVKELDGGEMWVFNHRDPDILQRYAADVSEEQPKVSLIRQVHNGNYSGVIQVDMLLKYFAPKTFAGIVDDSSQMVIVDQEGKLFMDRSQSFMTSHEGLRDEVELQFAKLKLQTGDSEETMHARFSLDGSSFLLIATPMERLHAHVLNIVSLEGALNNVSKAQGQIIAANVVLIILLSIITYYLNSIILKSLRRLTETMKRVRKGEVTAAIAIRGGGEVGELAHHFNKLIRTINELIAQGVRKQAVTKEAELRTLHSQIDSHFLYNTLENIKMLAEIEGQRTISDALTSLGGMMRYNFKWSGEYVKLRDEIRHIRNYIDVMNIRFDEPIRLELNIPSEFMELEVLKMSLQPIVENAVKHAWPEFPDQEKQIKIDVIAWEEDQITINVTDNGIGIEPYRLGRLGEILRTADDEELPSGDYGRGGVQAGGIGLRNVHQRIRLFYGNEYGIEVKSEEGKFTQVTMTFPKVLLTGGGSGHEKSDDRG, encoded by the coding sequence ATGGTATCCGATCGGCTGTTGCTGCCTTTCCATCCAGGACTCGGTTACGGTTATTTCATGAAACGGGATGTGACAGTCATGATGAAACGAATGGCATCGCTTATACAATCGTTTACCTATTGGATTGGCCGCAGGTCGATGCAGAGCCGTTTGGTTGCTGCCTATATTTTGATTTTGCTGATTCCGAGCATGATCGTGTCGAATTATTTTTTCAAGCAGATTCGGGATACCTATATCAGCGATGCGCTTAACCAGAACTCGTTCCTGCTGGAGATCGAGAAGATGAACATGCTGAACCAGATCGAGGCGATCGAAATGGCCGCACAGCTGGCGATTTCGGATGACGGGATCAAGGATTATCTTCGGATCAATGAAGAGCCCGAGCCGGCATGGCTGATCGATTTGGCATGGGGGCCTTTCAAGGATATACAACGGATCCAAACGAACAATCCGAATATTACGCATCTTCGGTTATACACCAACAACTCGAACGTGACGGAGATGTGGCCGATCATTTTCCATGAGAAACGGATCGCAAGCGAGCCGTGGTTCCCCAAGGTCAAGGAGTTGGACGGCGGGGAGATGTGGGTATTCAACCACCGCGATCCCGATATTCTGCAGCGCTACGCCGCCGACGTGTCCGAGGAGCAGCCGAAGGTGTCCTTGATCCGCCAAGTCCATAACGGGAATTACAGCGGCGTGATTCAGGTGGATATGCTGCTCAAGTATTTTGCCCCGAAGACCTTTGCCGGTATCGTGGATGACAGCTCGCAGATGGTCATCGTGGATCAGGAAGGGAAGCTGTTCATGGATCGAAGCCAATCGTTCATGACCAGTCACGAGGGACTCCGGGACGAGGTGGAGCTTCAATTCGCTAAGCTGAAGCTGCAGACGGGCGACTCCGAGGAGACCATGCATGCCAGGTTCAGCCTGGACGGTTCCTCGTTCCTGCTGATTGCGACGCCGATGGAGCGGCTTCATGCCCACGTGCTGAATATCGTTTCCCTGGAAGGGGCGCTGAATAACGTATCCAAGGCCCAGGGACAGATTATAGCCGCGAACGTCGTGCTGATCATTCTGCTGTCGATTATTACGTATTACTTGAATTCCATTATCCTGAAGAGCCTGCGTCGTTTAACGGAGACGATGAAGAGAGTCCGCAAGGGAGAGGTTACCGCGGCCATTGCGATCCGAGGCGGCGGCGAGGTGGGCGAACTGGCGCATCATTTTAACAAATTGATCCGCACCATCAATGAACTGATTGCCCAAGGGGTTCGCAAGCAGGCGGTGACCAAGGAGGCGGAGCTGCGTACGCTGCACAGCCAGATCGATTCCCATTTCCTGTACAACACGCTGGAAAATATTAAAATGCTGGCCGAAATCGAGGGACAGCGGACGATTTCGGACGCGCTGACCTCCCTGGGCGGAATGATGCGTTATAACTTCAAATGGTCGGGAGAGTACGTTAAGCTGAGGGATGAGATTCGCCATATCCGCAACTATATCGATGTGATGAATATCCGGTTCGACGAGCCGATCCGGCTTGAACTCAACATTCCGTCCGAATTCATGGAGCTCGAGGTATTGAAAATGTCGCTGCAGCCCATCGTGGAAAATGCCGTCAAGCATGCCTGGCCGGAGTTTCCGGATCAGGAGAAGCAGATCAAGATCGATGTCATCGCATGGGAAGAGGACCAGATTACGATTAACGTCACGGACAACGGAATCGGGATCGAGCCTTATCGGCTGGGCAGGCTGGGCGAGATTCTGCGAACGGCGGACGACGAGGAGCTCCCTTCGGGAGATTATGGGCGCGGCGGCGTGCAGGCCGGTGGAATCGGGCTTCGAAACGTGCACCAGCGAATCCGGTTGTTCTATGGGAATGAATATGGAATCGAAGTGAAGAGCGAAGAGGGGAAGTTTACGCAGGTGACCATGACATTCCCTAAAGTGCTGTTAACAGGAGGAGGCAGTGGACATGAGAAGTCTGATGATCGTGGATGA
- a CDS encoding extracellular solute-binding protein, giving the protein MSKMLKPKSLLLLMFALVMAFTTACSSGGDNNASEKEKGEEKPAEEVKLTQDQPGWEVDTSPITFDWYINFAWFPNKWGEDITSQYVTKKTGVNVNFIVPAGNEAEKMNTMIASGTLPDFITLGWYEDAVKKMIEGDLVLPLNELADQYDPYFYKVTDPAKVSWYTKDDGNIYGYPNASSSPKDYEKFGDNITSNQTFLVRKDMYEALGSPDMRTPEGFLKALEDAKKMFPDVNGQPLIPFGLHDFHEKGNSSLEGYLQNFLAIPQDKDGKLYDRSTDPEYVRWLKTLRTANEKGLMSKDIFVDKRPQMEEKIAQGRYFAMLYQRSDMANQQNALYANDPNSVYIAVDGPANSNLDQPTLSGPSISGWTVTLISKNVKDKARAIRFLDYLISEEGQRDTYLGEKGVTWDTIDGKDQFLPEVAELLNSDRGAFDKKYGASHTFWMMMDNNVTQPWMPAAVEPFKQMEDWTRGKTQSFSQFDQLDPDAGSEEGIINDKVMSEWGKILPKLIFAKTDAEFDQIWNDYQAKRESLGFAKVQEYRQKEYEENVKKLEEFLK; this is encoded by the coding sequence ATGAGCAAGATGCTTAAGCCAAAGAGCCTTCTGTTGTTGATGTTCGCACTGGTCATGGCCTTTACAACAGCATGCTCGTCCGGCGGTGACAATAACGCGTCGGAAAAAGAAAAAGGGGAAGAAAAGCCGGCAGAAGAAGTGAAATTGACTCAGGATCAGCCGGGATGGGAAGTCGATACCTCCCCGATTACGTTTGATTGGTACATCAACTTCGCCTGGTTCCCGAACAAATGGGGCGAGGACATTACGTCGCAATACGTAACGAAGAAGACGGGGGTTAACGTCAACTTCATCGTACCGGCCGGTAACGAAGCCGAGAAGATGAATACGATGATCGCTTCCGGCACACTGCCTGATTTTATTACGCTGGGATGGTATGAAGACGCTGTCAAAAAAATGATCGAAGGCGACCTCGTTCTGCCGCTGAACGAACTGGCCGACCAATACGATCCGTATTTCTATAAAGTAACCGACCCTGCGAAGGTGTCGTGGTACACCAAGGATGACGGCAATATTTACGGTTATCCGAATGCCTCCTCTTCACCGAAGGACTATGAGAAGTTTGGCGATAACATTACCTCCAACCAAACGTTCCTGGTCCGCAAAGACATGTATGAGGCGCTCGGAAGCCCGGATATGCGCACGCCGGAAGGTTTCCTGAAAGCGCTTGAGGACGCCAAGAAAATGTTCCCGGACGTGAACGGACAGCCGCTCATTCCGTTTGGATTGCATGATTTCCATGAAAAAGGCAACAGCTCCCTTGAGGGCTACCTGCAGAATTTCCTCGCCATTCCGCAGGATAAAGACGGAAAGCTGTATGACCGCAGCACCGATCCGGAATATGTAAGATGGTTGAAGACGTTACGTACAGCGAATGAAAAAGGTCTGATGTCCAAGGATATTTTCGTGGATAAACGTCCGCAGATGGAAGAAAAAATCGCACAAGGCCGCTATTTCGCGATGCTGTACCAACGCAGCGATATGGCGAACCAGCAGAACGCGCTGTATGCAAACGATCCGAACTCCGTGTACATCGCGGTGGACGGACCGGCTAACTCCAATCTGGATCAGCCGACCTTGTCGGGTCCTTCGATCTCCGGCTGGACGGTAACCTTGATCTCCAAGAACGTAAAAGACAAAGCACGTGCCATTCGCTTCCTGGATTACCTGATCTCCGAAGAAGGCCAGCGTGATACCTACTTGGGCGAAAAAGGCGTGACATGGGATACGATTGACGGCAAAGACCAATTCCTGCCTGAGGTTGCAGAGCTGCTGAACAGCGACCGCGGCGCATTCGACAAGAAGTACGGAGCATCCCACACCTTCTGGATGATGATGGATAATAACGTTACGCAGCCTTGGATGCCTGCTGCAGTCGAGCCGTTTAAGCAAATGGAAGACTGGACCCGCGGCAAGACCCAGAGCTTCTCGCAATTCGATCAGCTGGATCCGGATGCCGGCTCCGAGGAAGGCATCATTAACGACAAGGTCATGAGCGAGTGGGGCAAAATCCTGCCGAAGCTGATCTTTGCCAAAACGGATGCCGAATTCGATCAAATCTGGAACGATTACCAAGCGAAACGCGAATCGCTCGGATTCGCGAAGGTTCAGGAATACAGACAGAAAGAATATGAAGAGAACGTCAAGAAGCTTGAGGAATTCTTGAAGTAA
- a CDS encoding carbohydrate ABC transporter permease, whose protein sequence is MLKRRTKGEAFFDIFNNFGMLIVCFLTIYPIWYVLVNAFNDGQDAMRGGIYWWPRMFSFENFSAVFQSSGIMTAMGITVAKTVIGVFIHVLFTAMVAYAFSRKGLIGGKFYILLGTVTMFFGGGLIPTYLLIKDLNMLDSFLVYIIPAMFSFFDLIIFMTFFREIPDGLEEAAKIDGANDWSIFLRVVLPVSMPVIATIALFHGVYQWNDYFTGVIYINNTDLQPIQTYLYKVVAQSSSNQMMAQVPGGVAKTVTSQSIKMATMVVTTAPIVFVYPFLQRYFVKGMMIGSIKG, encoded by the coding sequence ATGCTTAAACGCAGAACCAAAGGCGAAGCCTTCTTTGATATATTTAATAACTTCGGCATGCTGATCGTATGCTTCCTGACGATCTACCCGATCTGGTATGTCCTGGTAAATGCCTTCAACGACGGGCAGGACGCCATGCGCGGAGGGATCTACTGGTGGCCGAGGATGTTCAGTTTCGAGAATTTCAGCGCGGTGTTTCAGAGCTCCGGCATCATGACGGCGATGGGCATCACCGTAGCCAAAACCGTGATCGGCGTGTTCATCCACGTCCTCTTCACCGCGATGGTCGCTTATGCATTTTCGCGGAAAGGTCTGATCGGCGGCAAATTCTATATTCTGCTCGGAACGGTAACGATGTTTTTCGGCGGCGGACTGATTCCAACCTATCTGTTGATCAAGGATCTGAATATGCTCGACAGCTTCCTTGTGTACATCATACCGGCCATGTTCAGTTTCTTTGACCTCATCATCTTCATGACCTTCTTCCGGGAAATTCCGGACGGTCTGGAGGAGGCGGCGAAGATTGACGGGGCCAACGACTGGTCGATCTTCCTCCGGGTCGTGCTGCCGGTATCCATGCCGGTTATCGCAACGATCGCCTTATTTCACGGAGTTTATCAGTGGAACGACTATTTCACCGGCGTCATCTATATCAACAATACCGACCTGCAGCCGATACAGACATACCTGTATAAGGTCGTCGCTCAATCGAGCTCCAATCAGATGATGGCCCAGGTGCCGGGCGGCGTAGCCAAGACGGTCACTTCCCAATCGATCAAAATGGCGACCATGGTCGTAACGACGGCGCCGATCGTATTCGTTTATCCGTTCCTGCAGCGATACTTCGTCAAAGGGATGATGATCGGCTCCATTAAAGGTTGA
- a CDS encoding ABC transporter permease, with product MQNQLHADASETGVGPSMEPSVQDKRKLDRKRWLRKLYGQRHLQIMALLGVVWMIIFNYIPMYGVIIAFKEFNIVKSIGEAPWVGLAHFKEFFSDEDFTNVMRNTLGISLLKLFIGFPLPIIFALFLNEIRSVRYKRTIQTISYLPHFLSWVILGGILMTWLADIGIINNILLALHIIDEPITYLAEPKYFWGIIITSDIWKELGWSAIIYLAAIASISPEMYEASTIDGAGRFQKMWYITLPSIKSTISILFILAVGGVLNSNFDQILVLRNSLNESASNVIDIFVYHTGMQNGRYSYAQAVALFKSVIAIILLLIANRVTKKLNDTSLF from the coding sequence ATGCAAAATCAACTTCATGCCGACGCATCCGAAACCGGTGTCGGTCCCTCGATGGAGCCTTCTGTGCAGGATAAGAGGAAGCTCGACAGAAAAAGGTGGCTCAGAAAGCTCTACGGCCAACGACATCTTCAAATTATGGCGCTGCTCGGCGTTGTGTGGATGATCATCTTCAACTACATTCCCATGTACGGTGTCATCATTGCATTCAAAGAATTCAACATTGTCAAATCCATCGGCGAAGCTCCATGGGTAGGGCTTGCGCACTTTAAGGAATTTTTCTCGGACGAGGACTTCACCAACGTTATGCGAAACACGCTCGGGATCAGCTTGCTGAAGCTGTTTATCGGTTTTCCGCTGCCGATCATTTTTGCGCTCTTTCTGAACGAGATCCGGTCAGTTCGCTACAAGCGAACGATCCAGACGATCTCCTATCTGCCTCACTTCTTGTCATGGGTCATCCTGGGAGGCATTCTGATGACCTGGCTAGCGGATATCGGGATCATCAACAATATCCTGCTGGCCCTGCATATTATCGACGAGCCGATCACGTATCTGGCCGAACCGAAATATTTCTGGGGAATCATTATCACTTCGGATATCTGGAAGGAGCTCGGTTGGTCAGCGATTATCTATCTGGCGGCCATTGCCAGTATTTCGCCGGAAATGTACGAGGCCTCCACGATTGACGGCGCCGGCCGGTTTCAAAAAATGTGGTATATCACGCTGCCCAGCATCAAGTCGACCATATCCATCCTCTTCATTCTTGCGGTCGGTGGTGTGCTGAACTCCAACTTCGATCAGATTTTGGTGCTGCGGAACTCGCTGAACGAAAGCGCGAGCAACGTCATCGATATTTTCGTATACCACACCGGGATGCAGAACGGACGTTATTCCTACGCGCAAGCCGTTGCATTGTTCAAGTCCGTCATTGCGATCATCCTGCTGTTGATTGCGAACAGGGTGACCAAAAAACTGAACGACACCTCGCTGTTCTAA
- a CDS encoding cold-shock protein gives MYSRKNSMESIPEEITEVWACTKEDCKGWMRDDFAFDTEPVCHLCHSPMVKETRSLPQLVNTNKQQKSLAKGIQIERK, from the coding sequence ATGTATTCGCGTAAAAACTCGATGGAGAGTATTCCTGAGGAAATAACGGAAGTGTGGGCATGCACGAAGGAAGACTGCAAAGGGTGGATGCGGGACGATTTTGCGTTCGACACGGAACCGGTATGCCATTTGTGTCATTCCCCTATGGTCAAGGAAACGAGAAGCCTGCCGCAGCTAGTTAATACCAATAAACAACAGAAATCTCTTGCTAAGGGGATTCAGATCGAGCGCAAATAG
- the cspD gene encoding cold-shock protein CspD: protein MQTGTVKWFNAEKGFGFIEVEGGNDVFVHFSAIQGDGFKTLDEGQRVEFNIVEGNRGPQAENVVKL from the coding sequence ATGCAAACAGGAACTGTTAAATGGTTTAATGCTGAAAAGGGCTTTGGTTTCATCGAAGTTGAAGGCGGAAACGATGTATTCGTTCACTTCAGCGCGATCCAAGGCGACGGCTTCAAAACGCTTGACGAAGGCCAACGCGTTGAATTCAACATCGTTGAAGGAAACCGTGGACCACAAGCTGAGAACGTTGTTAAATTGTAA
- a CDS encoding pyridoxamine 5'-phosphate oxidase family protein, translating into MKEQAAISEGLCQWLDGSDLESKQYEAMLLLSVTEDGWPNTAMLSVGEVLALDRNRIRIALWQGTVTTGNLLRSGQATLVAIHDGAAHYVRLRLQALPDLPDARHPRQRFDAEVVAVREDIAKYADITSAIRFQLHEPDQALERWKETLEELRK; encoded by the coding sequence GTGAAGGAACAGGCGGCAATATCAGAAGGATTGTGCCAATGGCTGGACGGCTCCGATCTGGAGTCGAAGCAGTACGAAGCGATGCTGCTATTGAGCGTAACGGAAGATGGATGGCCGAATACGGCCATGCTCAGCGTGGGGGAGGTTCTGGCCTTGGACCGGAACCGGATTCGGATTGCATTATGGCAGGGAACGGTTACGACAGGCAATCTCCTTCGGTCCGGACAGGCAACCTTGGTAGCCATTCATGATGGTGCGGCTCATTATGTTCGGCTGCGCCTCCAGGCGCTTCCTGATCTGCCCGATGCCCGGCATCCGCGGCAGCGTTTCGATGCCGAGGTAGTCGCCGTTCGCGAGGATATCGCGAAGTATGCGGATATTACGTCGGCTATCAGGTTTCAGCTGCACGAGCCGGATCAAGCATTGGAACGGTGGAAGGAAACGCTTGAGGAATTGCGGAAGTAG
- a CDS encoding glycoside hydrolase family 5 protein: MNDSRNPLVSGFVKADGKRVVNGDGQEILLQGVGLGSWLLPEGYMWKMPEQGDRPRRIEGMIRELIGEEKAAAFWETYYDRYISEADIRQIAAEGFNSIRVPINARFIMEEGQHPPFAYHEGHLRLIDRVIDWCRTYSLYVILDLHGAPGGQTGANIDDSERDLPELFTDRLNAERTVALWRMLAERYKDEWIVAGYDLLNEPLPDWFSEYNDRVMPLYKEITAAIREVDKRHMIILEGVHWSTDWSIFDDKFDDNLMLQFHKYWNNPDTESIQKYIDLREEWNVPIFMGEGGENNPQWYTGAFRMFEDHNISWNFWTWKKMNTRNSPFSIRMPEGWDKLTGYLEGGAKPSPAEAEAILGEYLDRLPLEACDAYPNVARSLLRRLPIQIPAEFYGYRGEGVSYHVETKASQDIGFRISDGVPMRMMTGKAEKPSYASEGGKPWAEDNLVCVQLREGDWLAYDALCAGAGIFHLDVRALIPEGTVDIMLQIGDREPEAISLSGPGEGQWHVHRLAGGMPIEEGPVDLVFMVNKGRIELDWLEFTEAR, from the coding sequence ATGAATGATAGCAGAAATCCTTTGGTAAGCGGTTTCGTTAAGGCGGACGGCAAACGCGTGGTGAATGGGGACGGGCAGGAAATTCTGCTGCAGGGGGTCGGGCTTGGCAGCTGGCTGCTGCCGGAAGGCTACATGTGGAAGATGCCGGAGCAGGGAGACCGCCCGCGGCGCATCGAAGGCATGATCAGGGAGCTGATCGGCGAGGAGAAGGCGGCCGCATTCTGGGAGACCTATTATGATCGGTATATCTCGGAAGCCGATATCCGGCAGATCGCAGCGGAAGGCTTCAATTCCATCCGGGTGCCGATCAATGCCAGGTTTATCATGGAGGAAGGGCAGCATCCGCCGTTTGCCTATCATGAAGGCCATCTGAGGCTCATCGATCGGGTGATCGATTGGTGCAGGACGTATTCGCTGTATGTTATTCTGGATTTGCATGGCGCGCCCGGCGGGCAGACCGGCGCCAATATCGACGATTCCGAGCGGGATTTGCCGGAGCTGTTCACGGATCGGCTGAACGCGGAGCGGACCGTGGCGCTGTGGCGTATGCTGGCGGAACGATATAAAGACGAGTGGATCGTTGCCGGTTACGACCTGCTTAACGAACCGCTGCCCGACTGGTTCAGCGAGTACAATGACCGGGTGATGCCGCTGTATAAGGAAATCACCGCGGCCATACGCGAAGTGGACAAGCGTCATATGATCATTCTGGAAGGTGTGCACTGGTCTACGGACTGGAGTATTTTTGACGATAAATTCGATGATAACCTGATGCTGCAGTTCCATAAATATTGGAACAATCCCGACACGGAGAGCATTCAGAAGTATATCGATCTGCGCGAGGAATGGAATGTGCCGATCTTCATGGGAGAAGGCGGGGAGAACAACCCGCAGTGGTATACGGGGGCCTTCCGGATGTTCGAGGACCATAACATATCCTGGAACTTCTGGACCTGGAAGAAGATGAACACCCGGAATTCGCCGTTCTCGATTCGCATGCCGGAAGGGTGGGATAAGCTGACGGGTTACCTGGAAGGCGGTGCGAAGCCGTCTCCAGCCGAAGCGGAAGCGATTCTTGGCGAATACCTGGACCGTCTTCCGCTGGAAGCCTGCGATGCCTACCCGAACGTAGCCCGGTCGCTGCTGCGTCGGCTGCCCATTCAGATTCCGGCGGAGTTTTACGGGTATCGGGGCGAGGGCGTTTCGTATCATGTCGAGACGAAGGCCAGCCAGGATATCGGCTTCCGCATTTCTGACGGCGTTCCGATGCGGATGATGACGGGCAAGGCGGAGAAGCCGAGCTACGCTTCGGAAGGCGGCAAACCGTGGGCAGAGGATAACCTGGTATGCGTGCAGCTCCGGGAGGGCGATTGGCTTGCTTATGATGCGCTTTGCGCTGGCGCAGGCATCTTTCATCTGGATGTTCGGGCCCTGATTCCGGAAGGTACGGTGGATATCATGCTGCAGATCGGGGATCGGGAGCCTGAAGCCATCTCCTTGTCGGGCCCGGGCGAAGGACAGTGGCACGTTCATAGGCTGGCCGGGGGGATGCCGATTGAGGAAGGCCCCGTGGATCTGGTCTTCATGGTGAATAAGGGCCGCATCGAGCTGGATTGGCTGGAATTTACCGAAGCGCGTTAA